The Acanthopagrus latus isolate v.2019 chromosome 13, fAcaLat1.1, whole genome shotgun sequence genome contains a region encoding:
- the slc6a7 gene encoding sodium-dependent proline transporter yields MLDESGKAAPGSPAEPRATTGQNSIHLNGHTVTQNGHTAADTSAPQLESRPPSPAPTTTPVIPREQWGGKYEFLLSCMGYCVGLGNVWRFPYLCYRNGGGVFLIPYFIMLFFTGVPLFLMELSLGQYGAAGPITVWKCCPLLKGIGIGMLCVSTLVCLYYNVIIAWTFYYLGSSFQSPLPWSCDAIANAGLCGNGTTGNSSTGKLLSPTEIFWNERVLGVVHSEGLHNPGPVRWPLALCLLAAWIVIFLCMLKGIRSSGKVVYVTATFPYFVLVVLIIRGATLEGSLQGIAFYLTPDWGRLANAQVWNDAASQIFYSLGIGVGGLLSMASYNKFDNNVIRDTLIITTGNCSTSFFAGFAIFSILGHMAWKKGVLVAEVADTGPGLAFVAYPEALALLPGSVFWSIMFFLMLFMLGIDTLFGNMEGITTAVLDEFPRLRLNPLHKAMFLGALCFCFYLMGLLLVTDGGIYWFTLIDSFSTSFGLIIITLFMCIGISFFYGVNQFCQDILDMISHCPPWCGKVLLYFKACWVLCTPFLLLFILTYIFIEMYNTPLHYGSYVYPRWGKALGVCIGATCCLQILIWAIVAISKETGTLKERFQKSIRPLNSWRVNNANIATGAQQHMEPERVEAPFTVTLTDMDFTAMAWEQGSQA; encoded by the exons ATGCTCGACGAAAGCGGCAAAGCGGCACCCGGGAGCCCCGCTGAACCCAGAGCGACCACAGGGCAG aattCCATACACTTGAACGGCCACACTGTCACTCAGAATGGCCACACCGCGGCGGATACATCTGCACCCCAGCTTGAATCTCGACCCCCGAGTCCTGCGCCCACTACGACCCCGGTCATCCCGAGGGAGCAGTGGGGAGGGAAGTACGAGTTCCTGCTCTCCTGCATGGGGTACTGCGTGGGACTGGGGAACGTGTGGCGATTCCCCTACCTTTGTTATCGCAACGGAGGAG GTGTGTTCCTCATCCCTTACTTCATAATGCTGTTCTTCACGGGGGTTCCACTCTTCCTCATGGAGCTGAGTTTAGGCCAGTACGGAGCAGCCGGCCCCATCACCGTGTGGAAATGTTGCCCCCTGCTCAAAG GTATTGGCATCGGGATGCTGTGTGTGTCCACGCTGGTGTGTCTCTACTACAACGTCATTATAGCGTGGACGTTCTACTACCTGGGCAGCTCCTTCCAGAGCCCTCTGCCCTGGTCCTGCGATGCTATTGCCAATGCAGGTCTCTGTGGTAACGGCACAACCGGCAACAGCTCCACCGGTAAACTCCTCAGCCCCACAGAGATTTTCTGGAA TGAGCGTGTGCTGGGTGTAGTGCACAGCGAGGGCCTTCACAACCCGGGCCCTGTCCGGTGGCCCCTGGCCCTGTGCCTGCTGGCTGCCTGGATCGTCATCTTCCTTTGCATGCTCAAGGGCATCCGCAGCTCTGGCAAG GTGGTTTATGTAACAGCTACCTTCCCGTACTTTGTGCTCGTTGTCCTGATCATCAGAGGAGCCACACTGGAGGGCTCGCTTCAGGGCATCGCCTTCTACCTCACACCAGACTGGGGCCGATTAGCTAACGCACAG GTGTGGAACGACGCAGCCTCTCAGATCTTCTACTCCTTAGGTATTGGAGTCGGAGGGCTTCTCTCCATGGCCTCTTACAATAAGTTCGACAACAACGTCATCAG GGACACTTTGATCATCACCACAGGAAACTGCTCCACCAGCTTCTTTGCAGGATTTGCCATATTCTCAATCCTGGGTCACATGGCGTGGAAGAAGGGAGTGCTTGTCGCGGAGGTGGCGGATACAG GTCCAGGGTTGGCCTTCGTCGCTTACCCAGAGGCCCTCGCTCTGCTGCCAGGCTCGGTGTTCTGGTCCATTATGTTCTTCCTCATGCTCTTCATGCTGGGGATCGATACGCTG TTTGGCAACATGGAGGGCATCACTACGGCCGTGCTGGACGAGTTTCCGCGCCTCAGACTGAACCCACTGCACAAGGCCATGTTCCTGGgtgctctgtgtttctgcttctaCCTGATGGGTCTCCTGTTAGTGACtgac GGTGGGATTTACTGGTTCACTCTCATTGACTCCTTCAGCACTAGTTTCggcctcatcatcatcaccctctTCATGTGCATTGGCATCTCCTTCTTCTATG GAGTCAACCAGTTTTGTCAGGACATACTTGATATGATCTCTCACTGCCCTCCCTGGTGCGGCAAAGTGCTGCTTTACTTCAAAGCATGCTGGGTGTTGTGCACTCCATTTCTTCTGCTG TTCATCCTGACCTACATCTTCATTGAGATGTACAACACGCCGCTCCACTACGGCTCCTATGTGTATCCACGGTGGGGCAAAGCGTTGGGCGTGTGCATAGGTGCGACCTGCTGTCTACAGATCCTCATCTGGGCCATTGTGGCCATCAGCAAGGAAACTGGAACTCTGAAAGAG cGTTTCCAGAAATCAATCCGACCTCTAAACTCCTGGAGGGTAAACAACGCGAACATTGCCACCGGAGCACAGCAGCACATGGAGCCCGAGAGAGTAGAGGCTCCGTTCACTGTCACGCTCACAGACATGGACTTTACGGCCATGGCGTGGGAGCAGGGAAGCCAGGCGTGA
- the LOC119031217 gene encoding lysophosphatidic acid receptor 6-like isoform X2: MELWNTTDVPAKLFTPLSNCTVDTSYRFTFYQVSYSLIFLLGLLTNSLALRKLCQSPCRVNSTAIYMISLSAADMFFIISLPLRIYYYHQKAVSSKTGDMSSWTSGVVFCQLTFILKYISLYGGIFFLVCIAVDRYFAVVHPLASSLRRLHVAQLVSGGIWSLVLGLSLSLPLLRSAASHQHRPCLLDPSLQHHRTIILVALCVVLASFLPPTVLLLYSYCKVLSVLRQPRRWSRSQRCNRQHTLRVIYWVLAIYLLCFLPYHINLLGYTLTHLGLLPHCGLAKVTMTLHPVVLMLASSNCCFNPLIYYFSSRLVHKEPPGGNGSK, from the coding sequence atggAGCTGTGGAATACGACCGATGTGCCCGCCAAGCTGTTTACGCCTCTGTCGAACTGCACTGTGGACACCAGCTACCGCTTTACCTTCTACCAAGTGTCCTACAGTCTCATCTTCCTGCTGGGGTTGCTCACCAACAGCCTGGCTCTGCGCAAACTGTGTCAATCTCCCTGCCGAGTGAACAGCACAGCCATTTACATGATCAGCCTTTcagctgctgacatgttttttataATCTCTCTTCCCCTGAGAATCTACTACTACCATCAGAAGGCTGTGTCCTCCAAGACCGGGGACATGTCCAGTTGGACTTCTGGAGTTGTATTCTGCCAACTCACTTTCATCCTAAAATACATCAGCCTGTATGGGGGCATCTTCTTCCTGGTGTGTATTGCTGTGGACCGTTACTTTGCTGTAGTGCATCCCCTGGCATCATCACTTCGCAGGCTGCATGTTGCACAGCTGGTAAGTGGGGGAATATGGTCCCTGGTGCTGGGGCTCAGTCTGAGTTTGCCTCTGCTGCGCTCTGCAGCCTCTCACCAACACAGGCCCTGTCTGCTGGACCCGTCCTTGCAACACCACCGCACCATCATCCTGGTAGCTCTATGTGTAGTGCTTGCATCATTTCTGCCCCCAACTGTGCTACTTCTCTACAGCTACTGCAAGGTGCTGAGCGTTCTTCGCCAACCAAGACGCTGGTCCCGCAGCCAGCGCTGCAACCGTCAGCACACTCTCAGAGTTATTTACTGGGTGCTGGCCATCTACCTGCTGTGCTTCCTGCCCTATCACATCAACCTCCTGGGATACACCCTCACACATCTGGGGCTGCTGCCCCACTGTGGCCTAGCCAAGGTGACGATGACTCTGCACCCTGTGGTGCTAATGCTTGCAAGCTCCAACTGCTGCTTCAACCCGCTCATCTACTATTTTTCCAGCAGGCTGGTGCACAAAGAGCCGCCTGGTGGCAACGGCAGCAAGTGA
- the LOC119031217 gene encoding lysophosphatidic acid receptor 6-like isoform X1, whose translation MELWNTTDVPAKLFTPLSNCTVDTSYRFTFYQVSYSLIFLLGLLTNSLALRKLCQSPCRVNSTAIYMISLSAADMFFIISLPLRIYYYHQKAVSSKTGDMSSWTSGVVFCQLTFILKYISLYGGIFFLVCIAVDRYFAVVHPLASSLRRLHVAQLVSGGIWSLVLGLSLSLPLLRSAASHQHRPCLLDPSLQHHRTIILVALCVVLASFLPPTVLLLYSYCKVLSVLRQPRRWSRSQRCNRQHTLRVIYWVLAIYLLCFLPYHINLLGYTLTHLGLLPHCGLAKVTMTLHPVVLMLASSNCCFNPLIYYFSSRLVHKEPPGGNGSK comes from the exons ATGGAGC TGTGGAATACGACCGATGTGCCCGCCAAGCTGTTTACGCCTCTGTCGAACTGCACTGTGGACACCAGCTACCGCTTTACCTTCTACCAAGTGTCCTACAGTCTCATCTTCCTGCTGGGGTTGCTCACCAACAGCCTGGCTCTGCGCAAACTGTGTCAATCTCCCTGCCGAGTGAACAGCACAGCCATTTACATGATCAGCCTTTcagctgctgacatgttttttataATCTCTCTTCCCCTGAGAATCTACTACTACCATCAGAAGGCTGTGTCCTCCAAGACCGGGGACATGTCCAGTTGGACTTCTGGAGTTGTATTCTGCCAACTCACTTTCATCCTAAAATACATCAGCCTGTATGGGGGCATCTTCTTCCTGGTGTGTATTGCTGTGGACCGTTACTTTGCTGTAGTGCATCCCCTGGCATCATCACTTCGCAGGCTGCATGTTGCACAGCTGGTAAGTGGGGGAATATGGTCCCTGGTGCTGGGGCTCAGTCTGAGTTTGCCTCTGCTGCGCTCTGCAGCCTCTCACCAACACAGGCCCTGTCTGCTGGACCCGTCCTTGCAACACCACCGCACCATCATCCTGGTAGCTCTATGTGTAGTGCTTGCATCATTTCTGCCCCCAACTGTGCTACTTCTCTACAGCTACTGCAAGGTGCTGAGCGTTCTTCGCCAACCAAGACGCTGGTCCCGCAGCCAGCGCTGCAACCGTCAGCACACTCTCAGAGTTATTTACTGGGTGCTGGCCATCTACCTGCTGTGCTTCCTGCCCTATCACATCAACCTCCTGGGATACACCCTCACACATCTGGGGCTGCTGCCCCACTGTGGCCTAGCCAAGGTGACGATGACTCTGCACCCTGTGGTGCTAATGCTTGCAAGCTCCAACTGCTGCTTCAACCCGCTCATCTACTATTTTTCCAGCAGGCTGGTGCACAAAGAGCCGCCTGGTGGCAACGGCAGCAAGTGA
- the LOC119031216 gene encoding lysophosphatidic acid receptor 6-like — protein MHNSAFQTYNNSPANQNNMNCSKSDEFKYPLYSVVFSLVFLVGLIFNMVAVYIFACTLKLRNETTTYMINLIVSDSLFVLSLPFRIAYFINKEWLFGSVLCKISVALFYTNMYGSILFLTCISVDRFLAIVHPFRSQTIRTKRNAKLACCAVWVMVLSGSIPTGFLLDTTSQKNVDSSKYFCFENYSRSQWKAELSKVVVFIETVGFIIPLMVNVFCSVMVLRTLKRPQTISRGGNLNKAKILRMIIVHLLIFCFCFIPYNVNLMFYAMVRSNVLKGCNTEYVVRTIYPIALCIAVTNCCFDPVIYYFTSETIQSSIKRKSTMWHNGAKLFDRLNQDSSQSSPNSTPRNKTLRTLQAKVFDSESTV, from the coding sequence ATGCATAACAGCGCCTTTCAAACTTATAACAACAGTCCAGCAAATCAAAATAACATGAACTGCAGCAAGAGTGATGAGTTCAAGTACCCTCTGTATAGCGTGGTTTTCAGCCTGGTGTTTTTGGTTGGACTTATCTTCAACATGGTGGCTGTATACATTTTTGCCTGTACGCTGAAGCTGCGGAATGAGACCACGACATACATGATAAACCTCATTGTTTCGGACTCTCTCTTCGTCCTCAGCCTGCCTTTTCGGATTGCTTACTTTATAAATAAAGAGTGGCTTTTTGGGAGTGTGCTGTGCAAGATCTCCGTGGCCCTGTTCTACACCAACATGTACGGCagcatcctcttcctcacctgcaTCAGCGTTGACCGCTTCCTGGCGATTGTGCACCCCTTCCGATCCCAAACTATTCGAACTAAGCGGAACGCCAAACTGGCCTGCTGTGCGGTGTGGGTGATGGTTCTCTCTGGAAGTATACCCACTGGGTTCCTTTTGGACACTACTTCACAGAAAAATGTCGACTCCTCCAAGTACTTCTGTTTTGAAAACTACTCCAGAAGTCAGTGGAAGGCTGAGCTGTCCAAGGTGGTGGTGTTCATCGAGACTGTGGGCTTCATCATCCCACTGATGGTCAACGTCTTCTGCTCTGTCATGGTGCTACGGACACTGAAGAGACCCCAAACCATCAGCCGCGGAGGGAACCTCAACAAGGCAAAAATCTTGAGGATGATCATTGTTCATCTGCTCatcttctgcttctgtttcattCCCTACAACGTTAACCTCATGTTCTACGCCATGGTCCGCTCCAACGTCCTGAAGGGATGCAACACGGAATATGTGGTCAGAACCATCTACCCCATTGCTCTGTGCATAGCAGTTACCAACTGCTGTTTCGACCCGGTCATATACTACTTCACTTCGGAGACCATTCAGAGCTCCATCAAACGCAAGTCCACAATGTGGCATAATGGGGCCAAGCTATTCGACAGACTAAATCAAGACAGCTCGCAAAGCAGTCCAAATTCAACACCCAGAAATAAGACTCTTAGGACTCTGCAGGCCAAAGTATTTGACAGTGAGTCAACAGTCTAA